One Enterococcus silesiacus genomic window carries:
- a CDS encoding endonuclease IV codes for MLLGSHVSMSGKKMLLGSAEEAASYGSTTFMIYTGAPQNTRRKPVEEMNIEAGQKFMAEHDLSNIVVHAPYIINLGNTIKLENFGFATSFLRQEIERAHALGATQITLHPGAHVGAGVDAGLKQIIKGLDEVLWKEQVPQIALETMAGKGTELGRTFEELATIIEGVKLNEKLSVTMDTCHINDAGYNVKDDFDGVLEEFDKIIGLDRLKVVHVNDSKNPMGSHKDRHANIGFGTIGFDALNKVVHHEKLKDLPKILETPYVGADKKTSKAPYGYEIAMLKSQTFDPDLLEKIEAQS; via the coding sequence ATGTTATTAGGTTCACATGTTAGTATGAGTGGTAAAAAAATGTTATTAGGTTCAGCGGAAGAGGCTGCGAGTTATGGATCAACGACTTTTATGATCTATACAGGTGCGCCGCAAAATACACGCCGTAAACCTGTCGAAGAGATGAATATTGAAGCAGGTCAAAAATTTATGGCTGAGCATGATTTAAGTAATATTGTGGTTCATGCACCTTATATCATTAATTTAGGCAATACGATCAAATTAGAAAATTTTGGTTTTGCCACTTCATTTTTGCGTCAGGAAATTGAACGTGCTCATGCTTTAGGGGCAACTCAAATCACACTACACCCAGGAGCTCATGTTGGCGCTGGTGTGGATGCCGGCTTGAAACAGATCATCAAAGGGCTTGATGAAGTGCTGTGGAAAGAACAAGTACCGCAAATTGCATTAGAAACTATGGCAGGTAAAGGGACTGAGCTAGGTCGTACGTTTGAAGAGCTGGCAACGATCATCGAAGGTGTTAAGTTGAATGAAAAATTATCTGTCACAATGGATACTTGTCATATTAATGATGCTGGTTATAATGTAAAAGATGATTTTGATGGTGTTTTGGAAGAGTTTGATAAAATCATCGGCTTAGATCGTTTAAAAGTTGTCCATGTCAATGATTCTAAAAATCCGATGGGCTCTCATAAAGACCGCCATGCGAATATCGGTTTTGGGACGATCGGGTTTGATGCATTAAATAAAGTGGTTCATCATGAAAAATTGAAAGATCTGCCTAAAATTTTAGAAACACCATATGTGGGTGCTGACAAAAAGACAAGCAAAGCGCCATACGGTTATGAGATAGCTATGTTAAAATCACAAACATTTGATCCAGATTTATTGGAAAAGATTGAAGCTCAAAGTTAA
- a CDS encoding multidrug ABC transporter ATP-binding protein: MSIFKKLGWFFKQEKKSYVIGVFSLVMVALVQLVPPKVIGIVVDKIADKDLTIKPILFWIGILLAAAVAQYVFRYIWRIYIWGSAARLEKDLRRQLFHHFTKMDSVFYQKYRTGDLMAHATNDLNAIQNVAGAGILTFADSLITGGATIIAMVLFVDWRLTLIALIPLPLLAVTSRVLGSKLHDAFRDSQAAFSTINDKTQESITGMKVIKTFGQEKEDIQDFTDKIDDAIVKNKRVNFLDALFDPFITLIIGISYVLTIIMGGRFIMEGTITIGQLISFISYIGMLVWPMFAIGRLFNVLERGNASYDRVNELLHERTHIIEKKDAIQTPAKGQLSMEVAQFTYPKDDHVTLEQIKFAVGVGETLGIVGKTGAGKTTILKLLMREYDHYQGRVTFGGHDIKDYSLDALMHSIGYVPQDHFLFSMTVRDNIRFANPDFTEEKVEQAAEMAFINNEIKAFPKGYDTLVGERGVSLSGGQKQRISIARALILDPELLILDDALSAVDAKTEEAILSNLKEARKEKTTIIAAHRLSSVMHAKEIIVLDEGKIVERGTHQELLRLAGWYKRMWDKQQLEAKIEGSEA; encoded by the coding sequence ATGTCTATATTTAAGAAATTAGGGTGGTTTTTCAAACAAGAGAAAAAAAGTTATGTTATTGGGGTTTTTTCATTAGTAATGGTAGCACTTGTTCAGTTAGTTCCACCTAAAGTGATCGGCATTGTTGTTGATAAAATTGCAGATAAAGATTTGACGATCAAGCCAATTTTATTTTGGATTGGGATTTTATTAGCGGCAGCCGTAGCGCAATACGTTTTTCGTTATATTTGGCGAATTTATATTTGGGGGAGCGCTGCAAGGCTAGAAAAGGATTTGAGACGGCAATTATTCCATCACTTTACAAAAATGGACAGTGTTTTTTATCAGAAATATCGAACTGGTGATTTGATGGCACATGCAACGAATGATTTGAATGCGATTCAAAATGTTGCTGGAGCAGGAATTTTAACATTTGCGGATTCATTGATCACAGGTGGGGCAACGATTATTGCCATGGTTTTATTTGTTGATTGGCGTTTAACTTTGATTGCGTTGATCCCTCTGCCATTATTGGCTGTGACATCAAGAGTTCTAGGCTCAAAATTACATGATGCCTTCAGAGATTCGCAAGCGGCCTTTTCAACGATCAATGATAAAACGCAAGAGAGTATTACCGGAATGAAAGTGATTAAAACCTTTGGGCAAGAAAAGGAAGATATCCAAGATTTTACCGATAAAATCGATGATGCAATCGTTAAAAATAAACGAGTAAATTTTCTAGATGCATTATTTGATCCATTCATTACGTTGATCATTGGGATCTCTTATGTGTTAACAATCATCATGGGCGGACGCTTTATCATGGAAGGGACAATTACGATCGGACAATTGATTTCATTTATAAGTTATATTGGAATGCTCGTTTGGCCGATGTTTGCGATTGGCCGTTTATTTAATGTGTTGGAGCGTGGGAATGCCAGTTATGATCGTGTCAATGAATTATTGCATGAAAGAACACATATCATTGAAAAAAAAGATGCGATCCAAACACCAGCAAAAGGTCAATTATCAATGGAAGTCGCTCAGTTTACGTATCCTAAAGATGATCATGTAACGTTAGAACAAATCAAATTTGCTGTGGGTGTTGGTGAGACGTTAGGAATTGTCGGTAAAACGGGTGCCGGAAAAACAACGATTCTAAAATTATTGATGCGTGAATATGATCATTATCAAGGTCGTGTGACGTTTGGTGGTCACGATATCAAAGATTATTCATTGGATGCGTTGATGCATTCGATAGGGTATGTTCCTCAAGACCATTTTCTGTTTTCAATGACGGTACGAGATAATATTCGTTTTGCTAACCCTGATTTTACGGAAGAAAAAGTTGAACAAGCAGCAGAAATGGCTTTCATTAATAATGAAATCAAAGCTTTTCCTAAAGGCTATGATACCTTGGTTGGAGAACGCGGTGTTTCGCTATCTGGTGGTCAAAAGCAACGGATTTCGATAGCTAGAGCCTTGATTCTAGATCCAGAATTGTTGATTTTAGACGATGCTTTATCGGCAGTCGATGCTAAAACAGAAGAAGCCATTCTTTCGAATTTAAAAGAAGCGAGAAAAGAAAAAACAACGATCATTGCAGCTCACAGATTAAGTAGTGTGATGCATGCAAAAGAAATCATTGTTTTAGATGAAGGCAAAATTGTTGAGCGTGGTACCCATCAAGAGCTGTTACGCTTGGCTGGTTGGTACAAACGTATGTGGGATAAACAACAATTAGAAGCGAAAATTGAAGGGAGTGAAGCGTAA
- a CDS encoding multidrug ABC transporter ATP-binding protein: protein MEEKYESEWTKSVPLKEQVSIVKQLLKFAKPFRRTFLTAILFALFLSVINIMLPRIIQIFMDDYLTPKTATNQVILLFAGLYLFGVIIKSIVWFFQWFLYSTASLKTYQYIRVKLFEKLQTLGMRYFDQTPAGSIVSRVTNDTETLFEFWYVFLMVLTGIFAVVSSFIAMFQISGKIALYNLIFLPILLIVIWYYQKFSSRIYRSMREKLSQLNTKLNEYISGMQIIQQFRQEHRLEKEFEETNNDYLRTRFSMIKTNSLLLGPIINFLYTLAIALTLTLFGYDALHSPVEVGMIYAFVTYVQAFFNPMTQMMDFLSVFTDGMVAGSRILKIFDNDELTPQQNIGANSEIIRGKIEFRNVSFSYDGQNKVLKNISFIANPGETVALIGHTGSGKSSIINVLMRFYEFYEGEILIDDRDIRDYSLPELRKKMGLVLQDAFMFYGDIAGNIRMLNPEITDEQIKEAAKFVQADKFIETLPKKYHAKVIERGASYSSGQRQLISFARTIVTDPKILVLDEATANIDTETEGLIQEGLANMRQGRTTIAIAHRLSTIRDADLILVLDKGRIVERGNHDNLLVQHGLYADMYKLQNSEG from the coding sequence ATGGAAGAAAAATATGAATCAGAATGGACAAAATCAGTCCCTTTAAAAGAGCAAGTTTCGATTGTTAAACAGTTGCTTAAATTTGCTAAACCATTTCGTCGGACATTTTTAACTGCGATTTTGTTTGCATTGTTTCTTTCGGTGATCAATATAATGTTACCGAGGATCATTCAAATATTTATGGATGACTATTTAACACCGAAGACTGCAACAAACCAAGTGATTCTCTTATTTGCTGGGTTGTATCTTTTCGGTGTGATTATTAAAAGTATTGTCTGGTTTTTCCAGTGGTTTTTATATTCAACTGCTTCACTAAAAACCTATCAGTATATTCGCGTGAAATTGTTTGAAAAACTGCAAACATTAGGAATGCGTTATTTTGATCAAACACCAGCAGGTTCGATCGTGTCTCGTGTAACGAATGATACGGAAACACTATTTGAATTTTGGTATGTCTTTTTGATGGTATTGACGGGGATTTTTGCTGTAGTTTCCTCCTTTATTGCTATGTTTCAAATCAGTGGGAAAATTGCATTATATAACTTGATTTTCTTGCCGATTTTATTGATTGTAATTTGGTACTATCAAAAATTTAGTTCAAGAATTTACAGAAGTATGCGGGAAAAATTAAGCCAACTGAATACAAAATTGAATGAATACATTTCTGGTATGCAAATCATTCAACAGTTTAGACAAGAACATCGCTTAGAAAAAGAGTTTGAAGAAACGAACAATGATTATTTACGAACACGCTTTTCAATGATCAAAACGAATTCATTGCTGTTAGGTCCAATCATTAATTTCCTTTATACGTTGGCAATTGCGTTAACGCTGACATTATTTGGCTATGATGCGTTACATTCTCCTGTAGAAGTAGGGATGATTTATGCGTTTGTGACGTATGTACAAGCATTCTTCAATCCAATGACACAAATGATGGATTTCCTCAGTGTTTTTACGGATGGGATGGTTGCTGGCAGTCGGATTTTGAAAATTTTTGATAACGACGAGTTAACGCCACAGCAAAATATTGGGGCAAATTCAGAAATTATTCGCGGGAAAATTGAATTTCGTAATGTTAGTTTTTCTTATGATGGTCAGAATAAGGTCTTGAAGAATATCAGCTTTATTGCCAATCCAGGTGAAACGGTCGCATTGATCGGCCATACAGGGAGCGGTAAAAGCTCGATCATCAATGTATTGATGCGCTTTTATGAATTTTATGAAGGTGAAATTTTGATCGACGATCGTGATATTCGTGATTATTCGTTGCCTGAATTAAGGAAGAAAATGGGCTTGGTTTTACAAGATGCTTTTATGTTTTATGGGGATATCGCAGGAAATATTCGGATGTTGAATCCGGAAATCACAGATGAACAAATCAAAGAAGCTGCAAAATTTGTGCAGGCTGATAAATTTATTGAAACCTTACCAAAAAAATATCATGCAAAAGTAATTGAACGTGGAGCCAGTTATTCAAGTGGGCAGCGCCAATTGATTTCATTTGCCAGAACGATTGTAACAGATCCTAAGATTCTTGTATTAGATGAGGCGACGGCTAATATTGATACTGAAACGGAAGGATTGATCCAAGAAGGTTTGGCCAACATGCGTCAAGGTCGAACAACCATTGCGATTGCGCATCGTTTGTCTACCATTCGTGATGCCGATCTGATTTTAGTCTTGGACAAAGGACGAATCGTAGAACGTGGCAATCATGATAATTTATTAGTCCAACATGGTTTGTATGCAGATATGTATAAGCTACAAAATAGTGAAGGGTAG
- a CDS encoding thioredoxin reductase: MYDVIIIGAGPAGMTAALYASRSNLSVLMIERGAPGGQMNNTAEVENYPGFDSIMGPELAYKMYENVEKFGTENAYGIVMDIKDQGSYKEVICDDKTYQAKTVIIATGCEHRKLGVKGEEEFAGRGVSYCAVCDGAFFRNRKLLVIGGGDSAVEEAIYLTQFASEVVIVHRRDALRAQKIIQDRAFANEKISFEWNTVLEEITGNDMVVTGGQLRNTVTDEVKEIPADGVFIYVGLDPLTEPFKKAGLTNAEGWIETDQDMKTSMPGVFAIGDVREKTLRQITTAVGEGGIAGQQVYKYIEDMAEVEEVK; the protein is encoded by the coding sequence ATGTATGATGTAATTATAATTGGAGCAGGACCTGCTGGTATGACTGCCGCTTTATATGCGTCACGTTCTAATCTTTCAGTATTGATGATCGAACGCGGTGCCCCAGGAGGCCAAATGAATAATACGGCTGAGGTTGAAAATTATCCAGGATTTGATTCGATCATGGGACCTGAGTTGGCTTATAAAATGTATGAAAATGTTGAGAAATTCGGTACTGAAAATGCATATGGTATTGTGATGGACATTAAAGATCAAGGTTCTTACAAAGAAGTGATCTGTGATGATAAAACATATCAAGCTAAAACTGTGATCATTGCTACAGGCTGTGAACATCGTAAATTAGGTGTTAAGGGAGAAGAAGAATTTGCTGGCCGCGGTGTTTCTTATTGTGCTGTATGTGACGGCGCATTTTTCCGTAATAGAAAACTTTTAGTGATTGGTGGCGGTGATTCAGCTGTTGAAGAAGCAATTTATCTAACACAATTCGCTTCAGAAGTTGTGATCGTGCATCGTCGTGATGCATTACGTGCGCAAAAAATCATTCAAGATCGTGCATTTGCTAATGAAAAAATCTCGTTTGAATGGAACACTGTTCTTGAGGAAATCACAGGAAATGACATGGTTGTGACCGGTGGGCAATTAAGAAATACCGTGACCGATGAAGTCAAAGAAATCCCAGCGGATGGTGTCTTTATCTATGTTGGACTTGATCCACTAACTGAACCATTTAAAAAAGCTGGCTTGACGAATGCTGAGGGCTGGATCGAAACAGACCAAGACATGAAAACAAGCATGCCAGGGGTTTTTGCAATTGGAGATGTTCGTGAGAAAACATTACGTCAAATCACAACAGCCGTTGGTGAAGGTGGCATTGCCGGACAACAAGTCTATAAATATATTGAAGATATGGCAGAAGTTGAAGAAGTGAAATAA
- a CDS encoding magnesium-translocating P-type ATPase (P-type; involved in magnesium transport into the cytoplasm) → MMNKKIADIKKTTKDQELRKLAMLSERELMMELRTSEKGLSEEDAKNRLEEYGPNEVSAQKPTPAIMMFLEAFKDPFVYVLALLMVVSAVTKDFEAALVMGIMILASVIIAFIQEYRSQKASLNLKELIENTTAVTRAGQTKEIPMDEVVPGDIVTLATGDMIPADAVLIWTKDLFINQSSLTGESMPVEKFVDAGIDKNSKSVSALDMQDLIFMGTDVLSGQGKAIILKTGQNTFFGDIAKNATTQRGKTSFDIGLTKVSKFLLRMVMILFPIVFLINGITKGEWGEAFFFAIAVAVGLTPEMLPMIVTSNLAKGALSLSKHKVIVKELPSIQNLGSMDILCTDKTGTITEDKVVLVQHLDPLGEVNNQVLDMAFLNSHYQTGWKNLMDIAVINFYEENKNQSPYHSVTKLDEIPFDFSRRRLTVVVNADGHQFMITKGAVEEMEAVCTHAEINGEIVPLTPELQKRMREVNIRMNEQGMRALAVAVKKDVHSEAIYSVEDEQGMTLIGFMGFLDPAKKSAITAIKSLHQHGVNVKVLTGDNDIVAKKVCSDVGIEVSHVVLGSDIDNMSDEQMKEEVEKTNLFAKLNPMQKSRIIETLQGNGHTVGFMGDGINDAPALRKADVGISVDTAADITKDASSIILLEKSLNVLEDGVIEGRKVFSNMMKYIKITISSNFGNVFSILIASAFLPFLPMLSIQLLIQNLIYDIAQLAIPWDNVDEEDLLKPVRWETNGLMKFTLCIGPVSSIFDIMTYLVMWFVFSANTIGSQHLFQTGWFVVGLVSQTLVVQMVRTRKLPFIQSIASPAVILASLGAVGLGLLIVLTPIREVFDFVKLPANYWGWFILIIVLYLITVEVAKRLYIHITKEWI, encoded by the coding sequence ATGATGAACAAAAAAATAGCAGATATAAAGAAAACAACAAAAGACCAAGAATTAAGAAAATTAGCAATGCTTTCTGAACGTGAATTGATGATGGAGCTACGTACCTCAGAAAAAGGCTTATCAGAAGAAGATGCTAAAAATCGTTTAGAAGAATATGGCCCGAATGAAGTATCCGCACAAAAACCGACGCCAGCAATTATGATGTTTTTAGAAGCATTTAAAGATCCATTTGTTTATGTATTAGCTTTATTAATGGTAGTTTCAGCTGTAACAAAAGATTTTGAAGCAGCACTTGTCATGGGAATTATGATTTTAGCCAGTGTTATTATTGCCTTTATTCAGGAGTATCGTTCCCAAAAAGCAAGTTTGAATTTAAAAGAGCTCATCGAAAATACAACAGCTGTAACGCGTGCCGGTCAAACGAAAGAAATTCCTATGGACGAAGTTGTCCCTGGGGACATTGTAACGCTAGCTACAGGTGATATGATCCCAGCGGATGCTGTATTGATTTGGACAAAAGATTTATTTATTAATCAGTCTTCTTTGACAGGTGAATCAATGCCGGTGGAAAAATTTGTGGATGCAGGAATCGATAAAAATTCAAAATCTGTTTCCGCTTTAGATATGCAAGACTTGATTTTTATGGGAACTGATGTGTTGAGTGGGCAAGGAAAAGCGATTATTCTGAAGACTGGACAAAATACGTTCTTCGGTGACATTGCCAAAAATGCGACAACACAACGTGGGAAAACTTCTTTTGATATTGGCTTGACGAAAGTCAGTAAATTTCTACTAAGAATGGTTATGATCCTGTTTCCAATCGTATTTTTGATTAATGGTATCACGAAGGGAGAATGGGGCGAAGCATTTTTCTTCGCAATTGCTGTAGCAGTTGGTTTGACACCTGAAATGCTTCCGATGATCGTAACCAGCAACTTAGCAAAAGGTGCGTTAAGTTTATCCAAGCATAAAGTGATTGTAAAAGAACTACCTTCTATTCAAAATCTAGGTAGTATGGATATTCTTTGCACCGACAAAACAGGAACAATCACAGAAGACAAAGTTGTTTTGGTTCAACATTTAGATCCGTTAGGTGAAGTCAACAATCAAGTGTTAGATATGGCCTTTTTAAATTCTCATTATCAAACAGGCTGGAAAAACTTAATGGATATCGCTGTAATTAATTTTTATGAGGAAAATAAGAATCAAAGCCCTTATCATTCAGTGACAAAATTAGATGAAATTCCTTTTGATTTTTCACGTCGCCGCTTAACAGTAGTCGTCAATGCAGATGGTCATCAATTTATGATTACTAAAGGTGCGGTTGAAGAGATGGAAGCTGTGTGTACACATGCAGAAATCAATGGCGAAATCGTACCGTTAACACCTGAATTACAAAAAAGAATGCGTGAAGTTAATATTCGTATGAATGAACAAGGCATGCGGGCATTAGCCGTAGCTGTAAAAAAAGATGTTCATAGTGAAGCGATTTATAGCGTGGAAGATGAGCAAGGAATGACGTTGATCGGTTTTATGGGATTCTTGGATCCTGCTAAGAAATCAGCGATCACTGCAATCAAGTCTTTACATCAACATGGTGTTAATGTAAAAGTTCTAACTGGTGATAATGACATTGTTGCGAAAAAAGTTTGTAGCGATGTAGGCATAGAAGTATCACATGTGGTACTTGGTTCTGATATCGATAATATGTCGGATGAACAAATGAAAGAAGAAGTCGAAAAAACCAATTTATTTGCAAAATTAAATCCTATGCAAAAGTCTCGAATCATTGAAACACTCCAAGGAAATGGCCATACAGTTGGTTTTATGGGAGATGGGATCAATGATGCACCAGCCCTTCGTAAAGCAGATGTAGGTATTTCTGTAGATACAGCGGCTGATATTACAAAAGATGCAAGTTCGATCATTTTATTAGAAAAAAGCTTGAATGTTCTAGAAGATGGTGTGATCGAAGGTCGAAAAGTTTTTAGTAATATGATGAAATATATTAAAATTACCATTAGCTCAAACTTTGGGAATGTTTTTTCAATATTGATTGCAAGTGCCTTCTTGCCATTTCTACCAATGCTTTCGATTCAATTGTTGATTCAAAATTTGATTTATGACATCGCACAGTTAGCCATCCCTTGGGATAATGTGGATGAAGAAGATTTATTGAAACCTGTCCGTTGGGAAACAAATGGCTTAATGAAATTTACTTTGTGTATTGGTCCTGTAAGTAGTATTTTTGATATTATGACTTATCTTGTGATGTGGTTCGTCTTTAGTGCCAATACGATCGGTAGTCAACATTTATTCCAAACAGGTTGGTTTGTGGTTGGATTAGTTAGTCAAACCTTAGTTGTTCAAATGGTTCGAACTAGAAAATTGCCGTTTATTCAAAGTATTGCATCGCCCGCTGTGATTCTTGCCAGCTTAGGAGCGGTCGGCTTGGGACTATTGATTGTCTTGACACCAATTCGGGAGGTTTTCGACTTTGTGAAACTTCCAGCTAATTATTGGGGCTGGTTCATTTTGATCATTGTACTATATTTGATCACAGTAGAAGTAGCCAAACGGTTATATATTCATATCACCAAAGAGTGGATTTAA
- a CDS encoding pyruvate dehydrogenase (acetyl-transferring) E1 component subunit alpha yields the protein MAKAKKQKPIDFKALMEKVDADFPTFQILDKDGKIVNEDAVPDLSDDELVELMTRMVWSRVLDQRSTALNRQGRLGFFAPTAGQEASQLASQFAMEKEDYLLPGYRDVPQLVQHGLPLTEAFLWSRGHVAGNHYAPELNALPPQIIIGAQYIQAAGVALGMKKRGKKNVVFTYTGDGGSSQGDFYEAINFAGAYHANGVFIIQNNGFAISTPREKQTAAKTLAQKAVAAGIPGIVVDGMDPLAVYAIAKEAREWSANGNGPVLIETLTYRYGPHTLSGDDPTRYRSKDMDDEWVQKDPLVRFRKYLEDKGLWSEEKENEVIEKTKEEIKVAIAEADKVPKQKVSDFLKNMFEVQPQNIKEQIAFYEAKESK from the coding sequence ATGGCAAAGGCAAAGAAACAAAAACCTATTGACTTTAAAGCACTTATGGAAAAAGTCGACGCTGATTTCCCAACATTTCAAATTTTAGATAAAGATGGGAAAATCGTAAACGAAGATGCTGTACCGGATTTATCAGATGACGAATTAGTAGAATTAATGACTCGTATGGTTTGGTCACGTGTATTAGACCAACGTTCAACTGCATTGAACCGTCAAGGTCGTCTAGGCTTCTTCGCACCAACTGCTGGACAAGAAGCAAGTCAGCTAGCAAGTCAATTTGCGATGGAAAAAGAAGATTACCTATTACCTGGTTACCGTGATGTACCTCAATTAGTTCAACACGGCTTACCATTAACAGAAGCATTTTTATGGTCTCGTGGCCACGTAGCGGGTAACCACTACGCACCAGAATTAAATGCTCTACCACCACAAATCATCATTGGTGCACAATACATCCAAGCAGCTGGTGTTGCTTTAGGAATGAAAAAACGCGGCAAGAAAAACGTTGTCTTCACTTATACAGGTGATGGCGGTTCTTCACAAGGTGATTTCTATGAAGCAATCAACTTTGCAGGAGCATATCATGCAAACGGCGTGTTCATCATCCAAAACAATGGTTTTGCGATTTCAACACCTCGTGAAAAACAAACAGCAGCTAAAACATTAGCACAAAAAGCTGTAGCAGCTGGAATTCCAGGGATCGTCGTTGACGGAATGGATCCACTAGCAGTTTATGCAATCGCTAAAGAAGCTCGTGAATGGTCTGCAAATGGCAATGGTCCTGTTTTAATTGAAACATTAACTTACCGTTATGGTCCACATACATTATCAGGTGATGATCCAACTCGTTACCGTTCAAAAGATATGGATGACGAATGGGTACAAAAAGATCCATTAGTTCGTTTCCGTAAATATCTAGAAGACAAAGGTTTATGGTCTGAAGAAAAAGAAAACGAAGTAATCGAAAAAACTAAAGAAGAAATCAAAGTAGCAATTGCAGAAGCTGATAAAGTTCCAAAACAAAAAGTTTCTGATTTCTTGAAAAATATGTTTGAAGTTCAACCTCAAAATATTAAAGAACAAATTGCATTCTACGAAGCGAAGGAGTCGAAATAA
- a CDS encoding 2-oxoisovalerate dehydrogenase produces the protein MAQKTMIQAITDALALEIEKDENVLVFGEDVGKNGGVFRATEGLQEKFGEDRVFDTPLAESGIGGLAFGLALEGYRPVPEIQFFGFVFEVFDEIVGQMARTRYRMGGTRNMPITVRAPFGGGVHTPELHSDNLEGLIAQSPGIRVVIPSNPYDAKGLLISAIRSNDPVVYLEHMKLYRSFREEVPDEAYEVPLDKAAVTREGTDVSIITYGAMVREAIKAADNLAKDNISVEIIDLRTVAPLDVETIIKSVEKTGRVVVVQEAQKQAGVGAMVVSEISERAVLSLEAPIGRVSAPDTIFPFGQAENIWLPNAKDIEAKAREIAEF, from the coding sequence ATGGCACAAAAAACAATGATCCAAGCAATTACAGATGCCTTAGCTCTTGAAATAGAGAAAGACGAAAACGTCTTGGTCTTCGGTGAAGACGTTGGTAAAAACGGCGGAGTTTTCCGTGCGACTGAAGGTTTACAAGAAAAATTTGGCGAAGACCGTGTCTTCGATACTCCTTTAGCAGAATCTGGAATCGGTGGTTTAGCTTTTGGTTTAGCTTTAGAAGGTTACCGTCCAGTTCCTGAAATCCAATTCTTTGGATTCGTATTTGAAGTCTTTGACGAAATCGTAGGTCAAATGGCTCGTACTCGTTACCGTATGGGTGGAACACGTAACATGCCTATTACTGTTCGTGCGCCTTTTGGTGGTGGTGTGCATACACCAGAACTTCACTCAGATAACTTAGAAGGATTGATTGCTCAATCTCCAGGTATCCGTGTCGTTATCCCATCAAACCCATATGATGCAAAAGGACTATTGATTTCTGCAATCAGAAGCAATGACCCAGTTGTTTACCTAGAGCACATGAAACTATACCGTTCATTCCGTGAGGAAGTGCCGGATGAAGCATACGAAGTACCTTTAGATAAAGCAGCTGTGACTCGTGAGGGTACTGATGTTTCTATCATCACTTACGGTGCAATGGTTCGTGAAGCAATCAAAGCCGCTGACAACTTAGCGAAAGACAATATTTCTGTTGAAATCATTGACTTACGTACTGTCGCTCCTTTAGATGTCGAAACAATCATCAAATCAGTTGAAAAAACTGGTCGCGTAGTCGTAGTTCAAGAAGCGCAAAAACAAGCTGGCGTTGGTGCTATGGTTGTTTCTGAAATTTCTGAACGTGCAGTATTATCATTAGAAGCGCCAATTGGCCGCGTATCTGCTCCAGATACAATCTTCCCATTTGGACAAGCAGAAAACATTTGGTTGCCAAATGCTAAAGATATCGAAGCGAAAGCTAGAGAAATCGCAGAATTTTAA